A single genomic interval of Agromyces cerinus harbors:
- the acs gene encoding acetate--CoA ligase, with amino-acid sequence MTVQIDHALEEIRRFRPSPEFAAQAVADERLYEDAAADRLGFWADQARELLTWSTPFTQTLDWSNPPFAKWFHDGELNVAYNCLDRHVEAGLGDRVALHFEGEPGDSRSITYAELTADVKRAANALLALGVQAGDRVAIYLPMIPEAVIAMLACARIGAVHSVVFGGFSAKSLQSRIDDAQAEVVITADGGYRKGKAFPLKPTVDEAIEAAETTVRSVLVVNRTGGDVAWVEGRDVSWSEQLAAADAEHEAQGFNAEHPLFILYTSGTTGNPKGILHTSGGYLTQAAFTHKNVFDLHPERDVYWCTADVGWITGHSYVVYGPLANGATQVLYEGTPDTPHPGRWWEIIEKYKVSILYTAPTAIRSFMKQGRDVVHGFNVRSLRLLGSVGEPINPEAWIWYRHVIGGGSIPVVDTWWQTETGAIMISALPGITDLKPGSAQVPVPGISIDIVDDDGIPIEGEGGGLLTITEPWPSMLRGIWGDPERFKETYWEKFGDKYFAGDGARRDEDGDIWLLGRVDDVMNVSGHRLSTAEIESSLVAHPWTAEAAVVGASDEATGQAVVAFVILKSSQADQVTDVAAASDELRKHVAQQIGAIARPRQVFIVNELPKTRSGKIMRRLLRDLAEGREIGDTTTLADTSIMQVISEQVK; translated from the coding sequence ATGACCGTTCAGATCGATCACGCGCTCGAGGAGATCCGGCGATTCCGCCCGAGCCCCGAGTTCGCCGCCCAAGCCGTCGCCGACGAGCGCCTCTACGAAGACGCGGCGGCCGACCGCCTCGGCTTCTGGGCCGACCAGGCCCGCGAACTGCTCACCTGGAGCACGCCGTTCACGCAGACCCTCGACTGGTCGAATCCCCCCTTCGCCAAGTGGTTCCACGACGGCGAGCTCAACGTCGCCTACAACTGCCTCGACCGCCACGTCGAAGCGGGTCTCGGCGACCGCGTCGCCCTCCACTTCGAGGGCGAGCCGGGTGACAGCCGCTCGATCACGTACGCCGAACTGACAGCCGACGTGAAGCGCGCCGCGAACGCGCTCCTCGCGCTCGGCGTGCAGGCCGGCGACCGGGTCGCCATCTACCTGCCGATGATCCCCGAGGCCGTCATCGCGATGCTCGCGTGCGCCCGCATCGGCGCCGTGCACTCCGTGGTGTTCGGCGGATTCTCGGCGAAGAGCCTGCAGTCGCGCATCGACGACGCGCAGGCCGAGGTCGTCATCACCGCCGACGGCGGCTACCGCAAGGGCAAGGCCTTCCCGCTGAAGCCCACGGTCGACGAGGCCATCGAGGCCGCGGAGACCACCGTGCGATCGGTGCTCGTGGTGAACCGCACCGGCGGCGACGTGGCCTGGGTCGAGGGGCGCGACGTGTCGTGGAGCGAGCAGCTCGCCGCGGCCGACGCCGAGCACGAGGCGCAGGGCTTCAACGCCGAGCACCCGCTGTTCATCCTCTACACCTCGGGCACCACCGGCAACCCGAAAGGCATCCTGCACACCTCGGGCGGCTACCTGACGCAGGCCGCGTTCACCCACAAGAACGTCTTCGACCTGCACCCCGAGCGCGACGTCTACTGGTGCACGGCCGATGTCGGCTGGATCACCGGCCACTCCTACGTCGTCTACGGGCCGCTCGCCAACGGCGCCACCCAGGTGCTCTACGAGGGCACGCCCGACACGCCGCACCCCGGCCGCTGGTGGGAGATCATCGAGAAGTACAAGGTCTCGATCCTCTACACGGCGCCCACCGCCATCCGCTCGTTCATGAAGCAGGGCCGCGATGTCGTGCACGGCTTCAACGTGCGGTCGCTGCGGCTGCTCGGCTCGGTCGGCGAGCCGATCAACCCCGAGGCCTGGATCTGGTATCGCCACGTCATCGGCGGCGGCTCCATCCCCGTGGTCGACACGTGGTGGCAGACCGAGACCGGCGCGATCATGATCTCCGCTCTGCCCGGCATCACCGACCTGAAGCCCGGTTCGGCGCAGGTTCCGGTGCCCGGCATCTCGATCGACATCGTCGACGACGACGGCATCCCGATCGAGGGCGAGGGCGGCGGCCTCCTCACGATCACCGAGCCGTGGCCGTCGATGCTCCGCGGCATCTGGGGCGACCCCGAGCGCTTCAAGGAGACGTACTGGGAGAAGTTCGGCGACAAGTACTTCGCCGGCGACGGCGCCCGTCGCGATGAGGACGGCGACATCTGGCTGCTCGGCCGGGTCGACGACGTCATGAACGTCTCGGGCCACCGGCTCTCGACCGCCGAGATCGAGTCCTCCCTCGTCGCCCACCCCTGGACGGCCGAGGCCGCGGTCGTCGGCGCGTCCGACGAGGCGACCGGCCAGGCCGTGGTCGCATTCGTCATCCTGAAGTCGAGCCAGGCCGACCAGGTGACCGACGTCGCGGCCGCCAGCGACGAGCTGCGCAAGCACGTCGCCCAGCAGATCGGCGCGATCGCACGACCGCGTCAGGTGTTCATCGTCAACGAACTGCCGAAGACGCGCTCGGGCAAGATCATGCGGCGCCTCCTCCGCGACCTCGCCGAGGGCCGTGAGATCGGCGACACGACGACGCTCGCCGACACCTCGATCATGCAGGTCATCAGCGAGCAGGTGAAGTAG
- a CDS encoding TadA family conjugal transfer-associated ATPase produces MSHPFVASPSWQQEPLVPPSVERAFGPRERDTSWSPAESPVVRPHGEARLGRDAGATGGSVSAEATRRPGADLSLLGPLEVFAVDGPVTDLFVNGDRGLWIDRGAGAEREPGWTADEAEVRALAVQLIARGGRHIDEATPAVDVRLGAGIRVHAVLPPVSSTGTTISVRVPRAGGFSLAALARAGMIDPSQESTLRAAVAARKNLLVTGAGGTGKTTLLAALLAEAPERERLVVIEDVAELQVDHPHVVSLEARQANLEGTGRVGLDALLREALRMRPDRLVVGECRGAELRELLAALNTGHDGGAGTLHANSLADVPARLEALGAIAGLSPDALARQTVSAFDLVLHLERVDGRRRLAQMGRFEQHDDRLAVEAT; encoded by the coding sequence ATGTCCCATCCCTTCGTGGCGTCGCCGTCCTGGCAGCAGGAGCCGCTCGTGCCACCCTCCGTCGAGCGCGCATTCGGGCCGCGCGAGCGCGACACGTCGTGGTCGCCGGCCGAGTCGCCGGTCGTCCGCCCGCATGGTGAGGCGAGGCTCGGCCGCGATGCCGGAGCGACCGGCGGCTCCGTGTCGGCCGAAGCGACACGACGCCCCGGCGCAGACCTGTCGCTGCTCGGTCCGCTCGAGGTGTTCGCCGTCGACGGGCCGGTCACCGATCTCTTCGTGAACGGAGACCGCGGCCTCTGGATCGATCGCGGCGCCGGTGCCGAGCGGGAGCCCGGCTGGACGGCCGACGAAGCCGAAGTTCGTGCGCTCGCCGTGCAGCTCATCGCCCGGGGCGGGCGCCACATCGACGAGGCGACGCCCGCGGTCGATGTGCGTCTGGGGGCCGGCATCCGGGTGCACGCGGTGCTGCCGCCGGTGTCGTCGACCGGCACGACCATCTCGGTGCGCGTGCCACGGGCGGGCGGGTTCTCGCTCGCCGCGCTCGCGCGGGCGGGCATGATCGACCCGTCGCAGGAGTCGACGCTGCGCGCTGCGGTCGCCGCCCGCAAGAACCTCCTCGTGACGGGCGCCGGTGGCACCGGCAAGACGACCCTCCTCGCCGCACTCCTCGCCGAGGCTCCCGAGCGCGAGCGGCTCGTCGTCATCGAAGACGTCGCCGAACTGCAGGTCGATCATCCGCACGTGGTCTCGCTCGAGGCGCGGCAGGCCAACCTCGAGGGCACGGGCAGGGTCGGGCTCGACGCGCTGCTCCGGGAGGCGCTGCGCATGCGCCCCGATCGTCTCGTCGTCGGCGAGTGCCGCGGCGCCGAACTCCGAGAACTCCTCGCCGCGCTCAACACCGGCCACGACGGCGGCGCGGGCACGCTGCACGCGAACTCGCTCGCCGACGTCCCGGCCCGGCTCGAGGCGCTCGGCGCGATCGCAGGCCTCTCGCCCGATGCCCTCGCGCGGCAGACAGTGAGCGCCTTCGATCTCGTGCTCCATCTCGAGCGGGTCGACGGACGGCGCCGACTCGCGCAGATGGGCCGGTTCGAGCAGCACGACGACCGCCTCGCGGTCGAGGCGACATGA
- a CDS encoding type II secretion system F family protein, with amino-acid sequence MSGRIPRRQRFVDRLGGRRRPDPAAEVDAIAAVTERLAVLLAAGVPAPSAWSNVGADSISGADAGVLAIAAAAARRGDPVAPAIADSLPDRPEASAAWPVLAAAWGVAAESGAPLAGSLRELAAVLRDEAQLRREVRAALAGPAASARLVMALPAIAVLFGATLGFDTLGVLFGNPIGLACLALGLASLWGGHRWNLVLAARAGRSRVDAGLELELLAIAMSSGVSIDRARALTRDTIVRFVPHAGDGAEVDAVLGLAARAGAPVAELLRAEAYRLRRAARSAGVERAAALGVRLMLPLGLCVLPAFVLLGVAPLMISVVTGTLGGAL; translated from the coding sequence ATGAGCGGGCGGATCCCGCGGCGGCAGAGGTTCGTCGATCGGCTCGGCGGCCGCCGGCGCCCAGACCCCGCTGCCGAGGTCGATGCGATCGCCGCGGTCACCGAGCGGCTCGCGGTGCTCCTCGCAGCGGGCGTGCCGGCACCGAGCGCGTGGAGCAATGTCGGCGCCGACTCGATCTCGGGCGCCGACGCGGGAGTGCTCGCGATCGCCGCGGCGGCGGCACGGCGCGGAGACCCGGTCGCTCCGGCGATCGCCGATTCGCTGCCCGATCGCCCTGAGGCATCCGCAGCCTGGCCGGTGCTCGCCGCAGCGTGGGGTGTCGCCGCCGAGTCCGGCGCGCCGCTCGCGGGGAGCCTGCGCGAACTCGCCGCGGTGCTGCGCGACGAGGCGCAACTGCGTCGGGAGGTGCGGGCGGCGCTCGCCGGCCCGGCCGCGAGCGCCCGGCTCGTGATGGCGCTGCCCGCCATCGCGGTGCTGTTCGGTGCGACACTCGGCTTCGACACGCTGGGCGTGCTGTTCGGCAACCCCATCGGGCTCGCCTGTCTCGCGCTCGGGCTCGCCAGCCTCTGGGGCGGCCACCGGTGGAACCTGGTGCTCGCGGCGCGAGCGGGGCGCTCGCGGGTCGACGCCGGTCTCGAGCTCGAACTGCTGGCCATCGCCATGTCGAGCGGCGTCTCGATCGATCGCGCACGGGCCCTGACCCGCGACACGATCGTGCGGTTCGTTCCGCACGCCGGTGACGGCGCCGAGGTCGACGCGGTGCTCGGCCTCGCGGCGCGTGCCGGCGCCCCGGTCGCCGAACTGCTGCGTGCCGAGGCGTACCGCCTGCGCAGGGCGGCGAGGTCTGCCGGCGTCGAACGTGCCGCCGCGCTCGGCGTGCGGCTCATGCTGCCCCTCGGGCTCTGCGTGCTCCCGGCCTTCGTGCTGCTCGGCGTCGCACCCCTCATGATCTCGGTCGTCACCGGCACCCTCGGCGGTGCCCTGTGA